The proteins below come from a single Aegilops tauschii subsp. strangulata cultivar AL8/78 chromosome 6, Aet v6.0, whole genome shotgun sequence genomic window:
- the LOC141025577 gene encoding uncharacterized protein codes for MQGGCIADIGSCGTGFDSASGSVRTKKFRTKGSELADRKGEKNKAMPRAPSICCSSIDEALSFSSRARCNKRLVLFPSREPRERPAPRRAKLIFKTGSSGALKRAGPLKGRLLCERSSESTRVLRTKGVYNWGAAQLFCWRDRMEFFTKFETKEKIKVSL; via the coding sequence ATGCAAGGAGGATGTATAGCTGATATAGGATCTTGTGGAACTGGATTTGATTCTGCAAGCGGTTCGGTACGAACGAAGAAATTTCGAACAAAAGGATCGGAACTCGCTGATAGGAAAGGAGAGAAAAACAAAGCAATGCCAAGAGCTCCGTCAATCTGCTGTTCATCGATAGACGAAGCTCTCTCTTTTTCATCTCGTGCCAGATGTAACAAAAGATTAGTCCTTTTTCCTTCTCGCGAACCACGGGAGCGCCCAGCGCCCAGAAGAGCAAAGCTCATTTTCAAAACAGGGTCAAGCGGCGCATTAAAAAGGGCTGGCCCGTTAAAAGGACGCTTACTTTGCGAACGAAGTTCAGAATCAACAAGGGTTCTCCGAACGAAGGGAGTGTACAACTGGGGTGCAGCCCAACTTTTTTGTTGGAGAGATAGAATGGAGTTCTTCACGAAGTTCGAGACAAAGGAAAAAATCAAAGTTTCTCTATAG